From Rutidosis leptorrhynchoides isolate AG116_Rl617_1_P2 chromosome 3, CSIRO_AGI_Rlap_v1, whole genome shotgun sequence, a single genomic window includes:
- the LOC139902932 gene encoding 26S proteasome non-ATPase regulatory subunit 4 homolog isoform X1, with translation MVEKEGIMICIDNSKWMSFITNRHNYYLQLKCVRSYCRAKLKANPDNVIGIVTTGIEGVNNLLEPTSDLDKILNHLKCIWKVNSGDLNISGGLVASMTYLKCLHDPSTQKRILIFTGGR, from the exons ATGGTGGAGAAG GAGGGTATTATGATCTGTATCGACAATTCTAAATGGATGAGCTTCATAACTAACCGTCATAACTATTACCTTCAACTTAAGTGTGTTCGATCTTATTGCCGAGCTAAACTCAAG GCTAATCCGGATAATGTTATAGGCATAGTGACAACGGGTATTGAAGGTGTCAATAACCTGCTTGAACCTACTAGTGATCTTGATAAAATCCTGAATCACCTGAAAT GTATTTGGAAAGTAAATTCTGGTGATTTGAATATTTCAGGAGGTCTCGTAGCTTCCATGACGTATCTTAAGTGTTTACACGATCCAAGTACACAGAAAAGGATACTTATCTTTACTGGCGG ACGGTGA
- the LOC139902932 gene encoding 26S proteasome non-ATPase regulatory subunit 4 homolog isoform X2 — protein sequence MVEKEGIMICIDNSKWMSFITNRHNYYLQLKCVRSYCRAKLKANPDNVIGIVTTGIEGVNNLLEPTSDLDKILNHLKCIWKVNSGDLNISGGLVASMTYLKCLHDPSTQKRILIFTGGF from the exons ATGGTGGAGAAG GAGGGTATTATGATCTGTATCGACAATTCTAAATGGATGAGCTTCATAACTAACCGTCATAACTATTACCTTCAACTTAAGTGTGTTCGATCTTATTGCCGAGCTAAACTCAAG GCTAATCCGGATAATGTTATAGGCATAGTGACAACGGGTATTGAAGGTGTCAATAACCTGCTTGAACCTACTAGTGATCTTGATAAAATCCTGAATCACCTGAAAT GTATTTGGAAAGTAAATTCTGGTGATTTGAATATTTCAGGAGGTCTCGTAGCTTCCATGACGTATCTTAAGTGTTTACACGATCCAAGTACACAGAAAAGGATACTTATCTTTACTGGCGG GTTCTGA
- the LOC139902932 gene encoding 26S proteasome non-ATPase regulatory subunit 4 homolog isoform X3, with protein MVEKEGIMICIDNSKWMSFITNRHNYYLQLKCVRSYCRAKLKANPDNVIGIVTTGIEGGLVASMTYLKCLHDPSTQKRILIFTGGR; from the exons ATGGTGGAGAAG GAGGGTATTATGATCTGTATCGACAATTCTAAATGGATGAGCTTCATAACTAACCGTCATAACTATTACCTTCAACTTAAGTGTGTTCGATCTTATTGCCGAGCTAAACTCAAG GCTAATCCGGATAATGTTATAGGCATAGTGACAACGGGTATTGAAG GAGGTCTCGTAGCTTCCATGACGTATCTTAAGTGTTTACACGATCCAAGTACACAGAAAAGGATACTTATCTTTACTGGCGG ACGGTGA